Below is a window of Oceanipulchritudo coccoides DNA.
TGCCGAAAAGCGCCGCGCCTCCGAACTGGAAGCGGCCCAGGCCGTTGCTGCCAAACTTGAGCCGATCAACATCGCCTTCGCCGTGAAGACCGGCCCGGGCGGCAAGATGTTCGGTTCTGTGACCGCACAGGAGCTTGTCAGCCGGATCGCTGAGAATGGGGTCGAGCTCGAAAAGAAGCAGGTCAATCTTTACACACCGGTCAAGAGTCTTGGTAAGCACACAACCCGTATCCGCCTCCACCCGGAAGTGAGCGTGGACTTCGAATTTGAGGTGGTCTCCGAAAATCCGATTGAGGAAGACGGGGAAGAACCTGCTGAATCCTGAGTTCCTGACAGAGGGTCAAGTCGCAAGTATCGTGGAGGAAATCCTGACGCATCAGATCGGCCATGACTGACGAGCGCGGAAAGATTCCACCACATAGCCCGGAGGCCGAGGAAGGCCTGCTTGGGGCCTGCCTGATCGATCCCGGGCAGGATGTCATTTCTGCCTGCATGGAAGCGGGTCTGCGTGCCGAGTCGTTTTTTGTGCCGACCAACAAGGTCATCTTCCAAGTGATGATGGACTTGTACTCGGCCAATAGTGCGGTCGATGAGGTGACCACTCTGGACGCCCTTTCCAGCCGGACAATCGGCAGCATTGATTGGCTCAAGAACAAGCAGTCAATTTCCGATCCCAAAACCCCTCTTTTAAAATTGATTGGCGGAGCCAGCCAGCTCACGCGCCTGAGCAGCCGCATCGAGTCCTTTGCCAACGCCAGCCACTGGAGGGAGATTGTCCGGAAAAAATGGCTTTTGAGACGCCTGATCCTGACCACATCGAACATTGCGGAAGAGGCCTACGCCAACCAGGATCAGCTGGATCATTTTCTCGGTGATGCCGAAGCACGTATTTTTTCCATCCAGGAGGACGGCTCAGCCGATACCACCCAGAAATTTGACAGTGCGATTGGGGATGCGCAAAACCTGATCCAGAACATCTTGCTGGGCCAGCAGGATTCCGGAGTCATGACCGGCTATAAGGACATCGACAAGATGACCTTTGGGCTGCACAACGGCCAGATGGTGGTTTTGGCGGCAAGGCCATCCATGGGAAAAACCTCCCTCGGAATGAATATAGCCGAAAATGCGGCAAAACCGAAGAAGGGAGAGGCCCGCGGAATTCTTGTTTTCAGCCTTGAAATGCCCGCTGAGCAACTCGCCATGCGGATGCTTTGTGGCCGGGCCCGGGTCAACATGCGTCGCGTTCGCGACCGTATGATCAGCCCGGAACAACAGAGGATGCTCCATACCACTGCCAAGGAGCTTAATGACGCTCCAATCTGGATCGATGATTCGAGCAGTCTCAACATCCTGCAGATGCGCGCCAAGGCACGGCGTGTCAAGAAGCAGAATGACGTCTCCCTTATCGTTGTGGATTATCTTCAACTGATCAGCGGGACCGATCCCCGGGTTCCCCGCGAGCAGCAAATCTCTGAGATCAGTCGCGGAATCAAGGCCATGGCCAAGGAGCTCAAAGTTCCGGTTCTGGTCCTGAGCCAGCTCAACCGCGCCTCCGAAAAGGAGAATCGGCAGCCGCGGATCTCGGATTTGCGCGAATCCGGCTCGATCGAACAGGACGCGGATGTGGTTTTCCTTCTTGCCGCAAAGCAAAACTCGGAAGATAACCCTACCGTTCCGCAAGCCGCCCGTGATCGGGACCTCATTATTGCCAAACAGCGGAATGGGCCAACCGGCATTGTATCCATGACCTTCATCCCCGAATTTACTCGCTTCGAAGACTACACCCAACAGCCTGATGCTTGATTTTATGAAAGGCCTTTTCCAGATCCTGACTTTTTTTGTCCTGTTTGCTGTGACCTCAGCAACGGGATTAAATGCCCAAGCAAACGACCCGATCGTTTCCGATATCGAAATCGAGTTTGTCGATATCCGCAACGTCAGCGATGAGGCCATTCTGGCGCGCCTTCAGGTCCGTGAGGGAATGCCATTCAACCAGAATCTGGTCGATCGTTCTGTCAGGAGCCTTTATAATACCCGGTTGTTCGATTTTATCGAGGCTCGAACGGAGGACATGGCCGGTGGTCAGGTGCGTGTCATCTTCACGGTCCAGGCGCGTTACAAGATTGGAAAGATTGCCATCGAAGGAAACGACCGCCTGAAAACCCGTCGCCTGCGGCGTGAGGTGAACAGCCGGGTGGGGCAGAGCCTTGATGAAAGGCGAATCCGGCGCGATGCGGACAAGATCCTGACTTTCTACCGCGAAAAGGGCTACACTGAGGCCCGTGTAGACTATTCCATCGATCGGAATCCAACGAACGGGCAGGGTGTGGTGACATTTCTCATCAACGAGGGACAAAAACTCAAGATTGACGAAGTTACCTATGTCGGGAACACCGCTTTCTCCGCCCGTGCCTTGAAAAAACAGATGGAGACCCGCAAGCGCTGGTTCCTCTCCTGGCTGACGGGTTCCGGCCGCTTCGATGAGGCGAAATTCCAGGAAGATCTGGAGCGGCTTCGCACGCTTTACCTGAATGCTGGCTATCTGGATGTCAGTATTCCTGAATCAAATGTGACCCTTGATTACCCGAGCGCGGGAGAGATTGATATTACAATCCGGATTGACGAAGGTCGCCAGTATCGGGTCGGAGATATCAGATTTGAGGGGAACACTGTCTTTCCGACGCCGCTCCTCTATGCTTCGCTGGGTCTTCTTCCAGGGGATGTGTTCTCGCCTGAGGATCTGGATAAGGATGTGGAACGCATTTCCAATATCTACGGGGCAGTCGGCTATCTTGAAACCTCCGTTCGCCCGGAGCGCCGGGCCAACATTGGAACGGGTGCCATCGATCTCATCTATAATGTGCGCGAAAGTGACAAGTTTGAGGTCGAGTCGATCCTTATCGAAGGTAACACGAAAACCAAAAGCATTGTCGTCATCCGTGAGCTGGCCCTCTCACCGGGGCGCGTATTCAACATGGTCTACATGAAGAATAGTGAGGCTATTCTCAGGAATACCCGTTTCTTCGATGAGGTGCAGCTTTCCCCCGAATCGACCAATATCCCCGGCAAGAAGAACCTCAAGGTTCGCCTCAAGGAAGGCCGGACAGGGAACTTCCAGTTCGGGGCAGGATTCAGC
It encodes the following:
- the dnaB gene encoding replicative DNA helicase, whose protein sequence is MTDERGKIPPHSPEAEEGLLGACLIDPGQDVISACMEAGLRAESFFVPTNKVIFQVMMDLYSANSAVDEVTTLDALSSRTIGSIDWLKNKQSISDPKTPLLKLIGGASQLTRLSSRIESFANASHWREIVRKKWLLRRLILTTSNIAEEAYANQDQLDHFLGDAEARIFSIQEDGSADTTQKFDSAIGDAQNLIQNILLGQQDSGVMTGYKDIDKMTFGLHNGQMVVLAARPSMGKTSLGMNIAENAAKPKKGEARGILVFSLEMPAEQLAMRMLCGRARVNMRRVRDRMISPEQQRMLHTTAKELNDAPIWIDDSSSLNILQMRAKARRVKKQNDVSLIVVDYLQLISGTDPRVPREQQISEISRGIKAMAKELKVPVLVLSQLNRASEKENRQPRISDLRESGSIEQDADVVFLLAAKQNSEDNPTVPQAARDRDLIIAKQRNGPTGIVSMTFIPEFTRFEDYTQQPDA
- the rplI gene encoding 50S ribosomal protein L9, with the protein product MANSELLLLKQVDHLGDEGDTVNVKTGYARNYLLPRGIAIPVTRANRKQIESLKDRAEKRRASELEAAQAVAAKLEPINIAFAVKTGPGGKMFGSVTAQELVSRIAENGVELEKKQVNLYTPVKSLGKHTTRIRLHPEVSVDFEFEVVSENPIEEDGEEPAES
- the bamA gene encoding outer membrane protein assembly factor BamA — encoded protein: MKGLFQILTFFVLFAVTSATGLNAQANDPIVSDIEIEFVDIRNVSDEAILARLQVREGMPFNQNLVDRSVRSLYNTRLFDFIEARTEDMAGGQVRVIFTVQARYKIGKIAIEGNDRLKTRRLRREVNSRVGQSLDERRIRRDADKILTFYREKGYTEARVDYSIDRNPTNGQGVVTFLINEGQKLKIDEVTYVGNTAFSARALKKQMETRKRWFLSWLTGSGRFDEAKFQEDLERLRTLYLNAGYLDVSIPESNVTLDYPSAGEIDITIRIDEGRQYRVGDIRFEGNTVFPTPLLYASLGLLPGDVFSPEDLDKDVERISNIYGAVGYLETSVRPERRANIGTGAIDLIYNVRESDKFEVESILIEGNTKTKSIVVIRELALSPGRVFNMVYMKNSEAILRNTRFFDEVQLSPESTNIPGKKNLKVRLKEGRTGNFQFGAGFSSLESAVVFFEISQSNFDLFKFRSPFMQGDGQKFRFKGSVGSSSNEVVLAFEEPWLFERRLAFGFELFRRETDFNSSTYNELRTGVELYLRKRLFGLINGQVAYRYEIVDLQDVTAVAPELIRTEAESSPRSISKVTFTLWRDTRNDLIFTTRGSRISLATTFAGVGGDTEYIKVEGRSAFFLPTFEFGDQVLSILGRVGSLWEYSDQAVPFFDRFYLGGPDSVRGFDYREVGPVDSREPVGGNSYGFGSLEYSIKVADPLRLAIFYDWGFVNVDDFDFSPSTYNDNWGIGIRLLVLGNPLRLDFGIPITTTQILDENGNVISDNDDGSQFHFSFGTRF